In the bacterium genome, one interval contains:
- a CDS encoding DUF4832 domain-containing protein encodes MKKVWRVKVFELLQGLVLTGVLLAACAGKAPGNGIVPKGAADRGTAPLVQQPLDYTENPVDIPNPDRGFYRPEAYVIPVTAGTPGFPELATTITGTSVPVDARIVYMEFDLKNFSSNAPLDGKPIGPWSAKNALPPHYGTTQPLTPAALDYVRAALQRVRESEAVAIVKFNYDGQGHTYVDNDKFNQLIHDCEPGAPKGRVWYETGVVNESDLCGIPGHEEKNWVQYHLWQLGNVFGEFEECIMAVKGGIFGPWGEMHSSSYARTREGYHWLLNALLGYVPASRSILVHAGGVMAWYNMEYGTDYSFAHLMPAPARGTPAQRFGMFNDSYSAGSRGAVPDDNGSLSEGYALIGTGNYADYDRNAALTWIRNQNNFYGGETVGPGPDTNIYPRCPNVLYEAAYAQSTHLNTNYNRRTYKLWGDFVYTEENVTAPFTPPHDGVTRKAIFDPVYNGRNAMEYVRDRLGYRLVLREARASRWVEQKGTLRFEGKIQNVGFGNIVNRKNVAVLLRARNGSNVYAALTDLDARDWRPDLNSRADHTAAWRDLNFSISLDAFGSIPAGEYDIYLKINDPKEQSANKRCIRFANKGNGWNVDLGANWIGSTEVLP; translated from the coding sequence ATGAAAAAGGTATGGCGAGTGAAGGTATTCGAACTTCTTCAGGGCCTAGTGCTGACTGGCGTGCTGCTGGCGGCCTGCGCGGGCAAGGCACCCGGGAACGGCATCGTCCCGAAAGGGGCGGCGGATCGCGGAACGGCTCCGCTGGTGCAACAGCCGCTGGACTATACAGAGAATCCGGTTGATATTCCGAATCCGGACCGGGGCTTTTACCGACCCGAGGCCTATGTCATTCCGGTCACCGCCGGCACTCCGGGTTTTCCGGAGCTGGCAACCACCATCACGGGCACCTCGGTCCCTGTGGATGCCCGCATCGTGTATATGGAATTCGACCTGAAAAATTTTTCGTCGAATGCCCCCCTCGACGGGAAACCCATCGGCCCCTGGAGCGCAAAGAACGCTCTTCCGCCGCATTATGGAACCACGCAACCCTTGACACCTGCTGCGCTTGATTACGTCAGAGCAGCGCTGCAAAGAGTGAGAGAGAGTGAGGCCGTCGCCATTGTCAAGTTCAATTATGACGGACAGGGCCATACCTATGTGGATAATGATAAATTCAACCAGCTCATTCATGACTGCGAACCCGGGGCGCCGAAAGGCCGGGTTTGGTATGAAACCGGCGTCGTGAATGAATCCGATCTCTGCGGCATCCCCGGTCATGAGGAGAAAAACTGGGTACAATATCATCTCTGGCAACTCGGGAATGTGTTCGGCGAATTCGAAGAGTGCATCATGGCGGTTAAAGGAGGCATCTTCGGCCCGTGGGGTGAAATGCATTCGTCCTCGTATGCCAGAACGCGGGAAGGATACCACTGGCTTTTGAACGCGCTGTTGGGCTATGTACCCGCTTCGCGTTCCATCCTGGTACATGCGGGCGGAGTCATGGCCTGGTATAACATGGAGTATGGCACTGATTACAGCTTTGCGCATTTGATGCCGGCTCCAGCTCGCGGAACCCCAGCGCAGCGATTCGGGATGTTCAACGACAGTTATTCTGCGGGCTCGCGGGGCGCCGTGCCGGATGACAATGGCTCGCTCTCCGAAGGGTATGCGTTGATCGGCACGGGTAATTATGCGGATTATGACCGTAACGCAGCCCTGACCTGGATCAGAAATCAGAATAACTTTTACGGCGGTGAAACGGTCGGACCGGGCCCGGACACTAATATCTATCCCAGATGTCCGAATGTTCTCTATGAAGCCGCTTATGCGCAATCCACGCATTTAAATACAAACTATAACCGGCGCACTTACAAGCTTTGGGGTGATTTTGTCTATACCGAAGAAAATGTCACCGCGCCGTTTACCCCGCCGCACGACGGCGTGACGCGCAAGGCCATCTTTGATCCGGTCTACAATGGCCGGAATGCGATGGAATATGTGCGCGACCGGCTCGGCTACCGCCTGGTGCTGCGCGAGGCCAGGGCCAGCCGATGGGTGGAGCAGAAGGGCACCTTGCGGTTCGAGGGGAAGATTCAGAACGTCGGCTTTGGCAATATTGTCAACAGGAAGAATGTGGCCGTACTTCTGAGAGCCCGGAATGGCTCTAACGTCTACGCGGCACTTACAGACCTCGATGCAAGGGACTGGCGGCCCGATTTGAACAGCAGAGCCGATCATACCGCGGCGTGGCGTGATTTGAATTTTTCGATTTCGTTGGATGCCTTCGGAAGCATTCCTGCCGGGGAGTATGACATTTACCTGAAGATCAACGATCCCAAGGAGCAAAGCGCCAACAAGCGCTGCATCCGCTTTGCGAACAAGGGGAATGGCTGGAATGTGGATCTCGGCGCCAACTGGATCGGCTCGACCGAGGTGCTGCCCTAG